GGCGGCCACATCGACCCGCGCGGGTACCTCCACTGGCACCTCGGCCCCGAGGAGGCGAACAACGTCCTCGACGCGAACGGCATCACAGATGTCCGTTGCACGGCCGTCCCCCAGAGCACGACCGCACTCATCGGGTTTGCCAAGGACGGCTACCCGATCTACGCGTCGCAGGATGCAGCCGGGATGCCGAGCGACCTCGACGCCTGTGGCGGCCACACGTCCACGACGGCCGACTACGCCGACGAGGTCTACCACTACCACGTTTCGTCCACCGATGCCCCGAACGTGCCGTCGTGTGTCGTCGGCGCCTCGGTGCGGCAACCTTTTCAGTTTCAGTGATGCCACGCCGCGCCCTCGTCCTCGTGCTCGCGTTGTGGAGCGCGCAGGCCCTCGCCCACGACCCCCGCTCGGCGGCCGTTGAGGTCGAGGTTACCGAGTCCGCCGCCACGGTCCACCTCGCCGTTTCGCAGGCCGGCCTCCACGCTGCCCTCGAAGCCGGGGTGGGCCGGTCGGTCGACACCCAGGCTGAGGACTACCGCGCGCTCGTGGCCGACCACCTCCGCCGGACGCTCGGGCTCTCGGCGGACGGTCATGAGCTGACGGTCAGCGACATCGGGCTCCGGCTCGGCAGTCACCAATCCGACGCACGGTTTGCTGTCGAGCTGCCGTCCGGTACGGAGATGCTGACCGTCGCCGTCGACGTCTTGGACGGCGTAGAAGGCCACCAGACCATCGTGCGCGTCCGCCACCGGGGCGATACGACGCGGGCCGTGCTCTCTGAGGCTATGGGCGGGACCGTGACCGTCGCGGTCTCGGAGCCGGTCGCTTCCAGGGCCGATTCCGGTACTGCTGCGGCGCCCGGACCACTCCGCGCGGGCCGGGCGTGGGCGCTCAGCCTGGTTGCGATCGCCGTCGTCCTGCTGCTCATCGGCATGACCCGCCGGTCGGCGACCACAACGTGACCCTCCCGGCTCTCCACCATTCTTCCCTTGGATGTATGACCACATCCTTCCAGGTCCCGATCTGGCTCTCCGTTGCCTTCGCCACCGGGCTGTTCGCCCTCGCCGAAGAAAACAGCCTGCACGATGCTGCATGGCACGGCGCTGGTCCACACTGCGACCCACCTTGTACCGTCTCATCCTGATCGCCGCAATGGCGGTCCTCACGATGGCCCCCGACGCCTCGGCCCAGACGACCTCCGAGGTGACGAGCACTGTCCTCAATGCGTCCGACGACCAGCCGCTCCCAGGCGCGACCGTCATCTTCATCCGCGCGGCGCCGGACAACACGCGCACGGGAGCAGCGGCCGCCCTCGATGGGTCGTTCCGGCTCGCCGTGGCGCCGGGCTTGTACCGCCTCCGTGTCTCGTTCGTCGGCTACCAGCCGCTGGAGCGTGACGTGGCCGTGACCGGCGACCCGGTGGCGCTCGGCCGGCTGCCGCTCGCCTTCGACGACGCCGTGCTCGCCCAGAGCCTGACGACGGACGCCGTGGACGCGTCGGCGTGCAGGGGCGTGTGCTGCTCCGCCACCGGTTTCCTGCGGTGGGCCGGACGCTCACACGAATAGCGCTGTCTCCACTTCGGCCGTTGCCGTGAACGTCTCCCAAGAGCGTTCGCGTTCGCGGGCCGGGACCAGACCCGGCGCTACCCACTCACCCCGGCGAAGAGGATTCACACCCCGTGCTTGTTGCGGCCCGTGACCTGCTGGCGTACGGTCACCGCCGCGCTGAGCTCGCAGGTTCTCCTTACTCCTCGATGAGTACGACATCGAGGGTGATGTCGATCATCTTGCCGACGATCGCGTTGCCAAACTCAGCGACCTTATTCCATTCGAGGCCAAAATCGAAACGGTCGAGGCGCCCGGTTGCCAAGAAGTCGACGCGTCGTTTTCCATCTCGGATGATGCGCTCATCATGACGCACGGCATGGAGCTCTATCGGCTTGGTCACGCCTCGTATCGTCAACATCCCCGTGATGACATACGTGCTGTCCCCGACATGCTCGAACGAGGTGCTCTCGAAAAGGAGGTCGGGGTGCTGCTCCGCGTCGAAGAAAAAGGGCTGCATCAACTCCTCGTCTCGTGCGGGAATGCCCGTATAGACACTTGCGACTGAGATGGATGCGTTGATCTGGGCACCTTCGAAATCGTCGCCGGACCTGACGACGGTCCCATTAAACGAGCGGAAGACCCCATCCACATGAGTGAAATAGAAATGCTGCACCTTGAAGCCAACCGTGGACGGTCCCTGAGCGATCCGCCACGTGGTCTGGCTCCAAGCATAGGAAGGCCACAGGAGGAGTATCCCAAGTAGAACAAACGCGGTACGTATCATCGGGTAAGGGCTGTCACATCCAGTGCATGGAGCCGTGCGAAGATATGCACCGACAGGTTATGATAGGATCGCAGGAGATGACGACCCTGGAGTCGAGCGTAGCCGTCTGGTCATTCCCCACGCCCGAGATAGGTGGACTGTGCGTTCGGTTGACGATGTGGATATCGGCGCTCATCGAGAACGCGCTCGACGGGAGCCAGATCAACTGACCGCAGAGGAGGATCGTCCGTTTGAGTGATCCTGTCCCCCCGAGAGAGCGTACCGATCGTAGTCCCTCTTTGCACAAGGAGTGCCTGCGGAGCGTGCCGCACGTTGTGCCCCAGGCGTGTTACGCTGCCGGGACTAAAGGCACGGGTATTGCCCGCCATGAGGCTCAGCACCCCACATCCGCCTCCTCGAACGGGTGCTCCAACTCAATAGCAATCCGATAGCAGTCGGGGAGCCCAAACGCAAAGAGGCTTCAGGTCAGAGTGACCTGAAGCCTCTTGCATGGTACCCCCGGTAGGGCTCGAACCTACGACCCGCTGATTAAGAGTCAGCTGCTCTGCCAACTGAGCTACGGAGGCGCTTGGAGTGCCCAAAATAACAACGGGAACCGGAATGCAGTTCCGGCCCCCGTTGAAGCGTGGTTGAATAGCGCTGCGCTCAGCCCAATTCGTCCGGGCAGGCGAGGGGGCGGACGATCGCATCGCCTTTGCCGTGCTCGCGGAGGTGGTAGGCGTACGTGTGCATCGTAGCGATGTCTTCGGGGGAGATCCCGAGCTCCTCGCGCACGGCCTCGAGCGTCTGCGGCTCGCCGGGCTCGATCTCGCCATCGGCGAGGGCGACGTCGACGAGGTTGAGCATCAGCCCGCGGCGGATCGACTCATCGGTGTCCTTGAGGAGGTCGAGGCAGGCGCGGAGGGACGGGGGAGAGATGCTGAGGGCGAACGCGCGCTGGCGGGCGTCCTCGGAGAGCCCCTCGAGCTGGAGCGATTCGAGGATCTGGTCGGACTCGCGCTCGTCGATGGTATCGTCGGCGGCGGCGAGGGCGAAGAGGGCGCCGTAGAAGGCGAGCCGTTGTCGCTCGGAAAGGCCCGAGAGGTCGAGCACGGAGGGAGCGGGGGGAAGTTGGGTGGCAGCCATATGCGGAGATTGGAGTCGGTCGGAGGGGGACGGTTAAGATACGGACGTTGACGCGCGATCCGTTGCGGCGGCTTCGCGGTCGAAGAGGTCGAGGAGCGGGCGGCGACGCCACGCCGGGCTGTACTTCCGCATCCAGCGGCGGTCGACGGTGTGCTTGAGGCGGAGAATCGGGCCGCCGCGCAGCCAGAGCCGACCGGAGACCCAGAGGCCCTCGGGCTCTCCGGTCGAGAGGATGAGCGGCGTGAGTGGGTAGGGCGTGAACGCGCTGAGATCGAGGTCGCCGAGGGAGCGATCCGCCAACAACGCATCGAGCGCGCGGGCGATGTTGTCGCGGAGCAGCGGCCCCTGTTTGACGGCGTTGACGCCAATCTTCTTCAAGTCGGGATAGCTGTCGAGCGCCGCGCAGTCGCCCGCCGCGAAGAGCCACGGGGCCGAGGGGCACTGCATCGTGTCGGCGACGCGGAGGAAGCCGGCGTCGTCCACGGGCAACCCAGACTCGCGGAAGAGGGGCGGACCTGCCGTGCCGGTCGCCCACAGCACGCGGTCGGCCGCGATGCGGGTGCCGTCGGCGAGGACGACCTCGCCGTTCTCCGCCGCTTCGACGCGCGTCGAGAGGGTGACGGTGACGCCACGCTGTTCCAACAGGCGAAGGGCTTCGCGCTGCATCCCGGCCGGGACGTTCGGTAGCAACGAATCGGCCGGTTCGAAGAGGGTCAGCCGGAGGGCGTCGGGCCGAGTGGCGCCGACGCGCGCGCTGACGTTGAGTGCGACTTCGACGCCCGCCGCTCCGCCGCCCACAATCGCGAGGTGCTGCGTTCCGCTTTCGCGGTCGAGGGCGTCGCGGACGAACCGTTCGAGCGCTTCGATGTGGTGGAGCGGCTTCGTTGGAATCGCGTCGCCGGCCGCGTCCCGCTTCGGGTTCACGCCGCCGACGTCGAGCGCGGCGAGGTCGCACGGCAGCGTTTCGCCGGAGGCGAGCACGACGCCCGGCGGGTCGAGCGAGAGGCCTGTCACCCGGCTCTGCGTGAACGCCACGCCGGACGCGGCGCACAGCCGACGGAGATCGACCCGCACCTGCTCCGACGCGTAGACGCCGCCGAGGTGCTCGGGCACCATCCCCGAGTAGAACAGCGCGTCCGACTCATCGACGAGCGTGATGGCGACGCCGCGTGCCGTCCACGTCCCGGCGTGCTTCACGAGCGGCAGCATCGCGTGGCCCCCGCCGACGAGGACGAGGTGGGGCGAGCGGCTGCGTATGGCGGTGCGGGGGTCGATGGTGCGGGGCTAGCGGTCGAGCAGGCGGTTGATGATGTCCACGGCCGAGACGCCCTCGGCTTCGGCGTTGAAGTTGGGCACGATGCGGTGCCGGAGCACCGGGATCGCCATCCGGTCGACGTCCTCGACGAGCGGCGTGAGGCGGCCGTCGAGGAGGGCGTTCGCCTTCGCGCCGAGGATGAGGTACTGCGAAGCGCGCGGCCCGGCGCCGTAGCTGAGGTACGCATTCACG
This is a stretch of genomic DNA from Rhodothermales bacterium. It encodes these proteins:
- a CDS encoding YceI family protein, which translates into the protein MIRTAFVLLGILLLWPSYAWSQTTWRIAQGPSTVGFKVQHFYFTHVDGVFRSFNGTVVRSGDDFEGAQINASISVASVYTGIPARDEELMQPFFFDAEQHPDLLFESTSFEHVGDSTYVITGMLTIRGVTKPIELHAVRHDERIIRDGKRRVDFLATGRLDRFDFGLEWNKVAEFGNAIVGKMIDITLDVVLIEE
- a CDS encoding carboxypeptidase regulatory-like domain-containing protein, whose amino-acid sequence is MYRLILIAAMAVLTMAPDASAQTTSEVTSTVLNASDDQPLPGATVIFIRAAPDNTRTGAAAALDGSFRLAVAPGLYRLRVSFVGYQPLERDVAVTGDPVALGRLPLAFDDAVLAQSLTTDAVDASACRGVCCSATGFLRWAGRSHE
- a CDS encoding FAD-dependent oxidoreductase; the protein is MDPRTAIRSRSPHLVLVGGGHAMLPLVKHAGTWTARGVAITLVDESDALFYSGMVPEHLGGVYASEQVRVDLRRLCAASGVAFTQSRVTGLSLDPPGVVLASGETLPCDLAALDVGGVNPKRDAAGDAIPTKPLHHIEALERFVRDALDRESGTQHLAIVGGGAAGVEVALNVSARVGATRPDALRLTLFEPADSLLPNVPAGMQREALRLLEQRGVTVTLSTRVEAAENGEVVLADGTRIAADRVLWATGTAGPPLFRESGLPVDDAGFLRVADTMQCPSAPWLFAAGDCAALDSYPDLKKIGVNAVKQGPLLRDNIARALDALLADRSLGDLDLSAFTPYPLTPLILSTGEPEGLWVSGRLWLRGGPILRLKHTVDRRWMRKYSPAWRRRPLLDLFDREAAATDRASTSVS
- a CDS encoding TerB family tellurite resistance protein; translated protein: MAATQLPPAPSVLDLSGLSERQRLAFYGALFALAAADDTIDERESDQILESLQLEGLSEDARQRAFALSISPPSLRACLDLLKDTDESIRRGLMLNLVDVALADGEIEPGEPQTLEAVREELGISPEDIATMHTYAYHLREHGKGDAIVRPLACPDELG